DNA from Geobacter sulfurreducens PCA:
GGTTTATCCGGATATCCATCAAAGATTCCTCGTGGCCGCGCCAATGGCTGCCGCCAAGTCATGGAGTAACGCTGGGTCGGTCGCTGTCCCGTTATTGCCCATGACCGCCTGCGGATTGAACATGACCGGGTCAATGCCGCTCGCCTCCGCAACGATGCCGGCGAAGGACTCCCCCCCATCCGGAGGCGCCAGACAGAACACGCTCTTGACCTCGCGGCCGGGGTTTTTGTCACGGTAGACAAGGAGTGAACTATTGATCTCCATGAAAATCCGGTTCGGATCAACGACTTCTCTGCCCATCTCTTTGACGCGATAGAAATCGATGAGTCCGTCGGTTAGAGCGAGCATACTCAGCACGCCCCCGTGGAAGGCCACAAAGAGCGAGGTATCCTCAGACGGAATACGTTTGGCCGCCACGCGATAGAGGTTAAATGTGTTGAAATCGATCCGGTTCGGCTGAATTCCCGCCTCTAGGAGCAAGTCCTCGTACTGGGTCACGACCTGTCGCGCCACAACGGCAATCAGCACCGAAAGGCTCCCATTATCACGCTCACGCAGAGTCTGGTAGTCCAGATGCATGTCCCCTGCATCAAATGGCAAGCTCTTCTTGAGCTTCCAGCGGATCATGTCGCGCCCCTCTTCCCTGTTTTTGAAGCGCGTATCAAAATCCATGATCATTACACGGCCAACTGCGTCGGGTAGCGTAACCGATACGAGGTCCGTCCGAACGAGCAGCTTGCAATACTCCTCGCGCACCGTGCCGACAAAGGCCTTGGGATCTACGACATTGGGCTCGCGGTGGAGAATCCGCACTATCCCCGGTGCAAAGGAGGCACCACCGTGCGTCACGAGACGCGGCGCACCCTTGCCGCCACCCAGCACGACAAAGCGGACCCCGTGCTGCGACACTTCCATACCTATGGCGTTCTGGGCGAAAAGCATGCTCACTCCACGAAGGTGACCCGGTTGATTTCACGCAAGGTCGTTTCCCCTGCAAAGACCTTTTCAATGGCAGATTCGCGCAGGAATACCGTGCCGGACTCACGGGCGGCCGCCTTGAGCTGGGCTGCAGGAGCCTTCGCCATGATCAGCTCCCGCATCTGGTCATTCAGATCAAGAAGTTCAATGATGGCTGATCGTCCGCGATATCCCGTCCCATTGCACTCCTCGCAGCCACGACTCTCATAGAACGTTACGTCGCGACACTCCTC
Protein-coding regions in this window:
- the pilM gene encoding type IV pilus biogenesis protein PilM — protein: MLFAQNAIGMEVSQHGVRFVVLGGGKGAPRLVTHGGASFAPGIVRILHREPNVVDPKAFVGTVREEYCKLLVRTDLVSVTLPDAVGRVMIMDFDTRFKNREEGRDMIRWKLKKSLPFDAGDMHLDYQTLRERDNGSLSVLIAVVARQVVTQYEDLLLEAGIQPNRIDFNTFNLYRVAAKRIPSEDTSLFVAFHGGVLSMLALTDGLIDFYRVKEMGREVVDPNRIFMEINSSLLVYRDKNPGREVKSVFCLAPPDGGESFAGIVAEASGIDPVMFNPQAVMGNNGTATDPALLHDLAAAIGAATRNL